The Salvelinus alpinus chromosome 28, SLU_Salpinus.1, whole genome shotgun sequence genome includes a window with the following:
- the LOC139556841 gene encoding coiled-coil domain-containing protein 42-like, giving the protein MSRYDTLMLTREDLVPTTQQNQDSTEKARAQLPPFTEQSNDTLLHYNTLAQLQSQLDKAPAEGIIWESRWAHIQNTAAKKTLLLCTIKMATINLYQSVCKRAKDTGDLPVAPEDPPKQLEKVP; this is encoded by the exons ATGTCTCGCTACGACACGTTGATGCTGACCCGGGAAGACCTGGTGCCTACTACCCAGCAGAACCAGGACAGCACAGAGAAAGCCCGAGCCCAGCTGCCCCCCTTCACAGAGCAGAGTAACGACACCCTGCTGCACTACAACACTCTGGCCCAGCTACAGAGCCAGCTGGACAAGGCCCCCGCTGAGGGCATCATCTGG GAATCAAGATGGGCCCACATTCAGAACACAGCTGCCAAGAAGACACTTCTGTTGTGCACAATCAAGATGGCCACTATCAATCTTTACCAGAGTGTGTGCAAGAGGGCCAAAGACACTGGGGATTTACCTGTTGCTCCAGAGGACCCTCCTAAGCAGCTGGAAAAGGTACCATAG